The following are encoded in a window of Corynebacterium marinum DSM 44953 genomic DNA:
- a CDS encoding alpha/beta hydrolase family esterase, giving the protein MRAALTLITAATLLLAGCAAPPERGENAASRSIGAPQKTSQGTLTVDGKVRHYRLSTPEGFYRGAQWPVIFAFHGWDETAAALEETTGLNDAPALVIYPDGVDRAWAPAPYARTSGAEDLAFVRALLDDVVSEYPVDRRRIFATGFSNGGGFAAYLSCRMPDTFHAVAPVGAAYYAPIHADCVDQPVARLDIHGTDDQVIDYHGGTRHGTLYESVPAVLDEVARRNGCGGTAITRNSQQVIEQHWLSCRLPLVHLRVGGGAHVWPDLATAEVRNFFGV; this is encoded by the coding sequence ATGAGGGCCGCTCTCACCCTGATCACTGCCGCTACGCTCCTGCTCGCGGGGTGCGCCGCACCACCGGAGCGGGGGGAGAACGCGGCGTCGAGAAGCATCGGCGCCCCGCAGAAGACCAGCCAGGGCACACTCACGGTCGACGGCAAGGTGCGGCACTACCGGCTGTCCACCCCGGAGGGCTTCTACCGCGGGGCGCAGTGGCCAGTGATCTTCGCCTTCCACGGCTGGGACGAGACGGCCGCCGCACTGGAGGAGACGACGGGGCTGAACGACGCCCCGGCTCTGGTCATCTACCCTGACGGCGTCGACCGGGCCTGGGCGCCGGCGCCCTACGCGCGGACGAGCGGGGCAGAGGACCTCGCCTTCGTGCGCGCGCTGCTCGACGACGTGGTCTCCGAATACCCCGTCGACCGGCGCCGCATCTTCGCTACGGGCTTCTCCAACGGCGGCGGATTCGCCGCGTACCTCAGCTGCCGCATGCCGGACACCTTCCACGCGGTCGCCCCCGTGGGGGCCGCCTACTATGCGCCGATCCACGCCGACTGCGTCGACCAGCCCGTCGCGCGGCTGGACATCCACGGTACCGACGACCAGGTCATCGACTACCACGGGGGCACACGGCACGGCACGCTCTACGAGTCTGTGCCCGCCGTGCTCGACGAGGTCGCCCGGCGCAACGGCTGCGGGGGGACCGCCATCACGCGCAACAGCCAGCAGGTCATCGAACAGCACTGGCTGAGCTGCCGTCTCCCGCTGGTCCACCTGCGCGTGGGCGGAGGCGCGCACGTGTGGCCGGACCTGGCGACAGCGGAGGTGCGCAACTTCTTCGGTGTGTAG
- a CDS encoding diacylglycerol/lipid kinase family protein, producing the protein MSTNDSADSDRRVAVVYNPVKGDPEDLKRLVADAAAEHGWHAPLFLETSVEDPGFGPAQRAAEDGHDMVLAAGGDGTVRAVAAALHGTDVALGVIPAGTGNLLARNLKLPLDIPEAVQAAFTGQDTRIDVCTALLTRPDGESEELDFVVMAGIGVDAGMIVNTDEDLKKRVKFLAYAVGIAKSLTGGRRVRLTWRLDGGPARRTRVHSLIVGNCGDLVGSIPLLPDAVANDGHFDIVSLRPTGLPGWLQIAGQLALHMGRKVRNRLARRDEQVTGGANDSDTLRYATGTRLEVTLAHPEVFEVDGDEVGEVSSFTVTMEPGSLVVREPVPEPPTEPGEPRPGTRAFDS; encoded by the coding sequence ATGAGCACCAACGATTCCGCTGATTCCGACCGCCGCGTGGCCGTGGTCTACAACCCCGTCAAAGGGGATCCCGAGGATCTGAAGCGTCTGGTGGCCGACGCCGCCGCCGAACACGGGTGGCACGCACCCCTGTTCCTCGAGACTTCCGTGGAGGACCCCGGCTTCGGCCCCGCCCAGCGGGCCGCCGAGGACGGCCACGACATGGTGCTCGCGGCCGGTGGCGACGGCACCGTCCGCGCGGTCGCCGCCGCGCTCCACGGCACGGACGTGGCCCTGGGCGTCATCCCCGCGGGCACCGGGAACCTCCTGGCGCGCAATCTCAAACTGCCGCTGGACATCCCCGAGGCCGTGCAGGCCGCCTTCACGGGGCAGGACACCCGCATCGACGTCTGCACTGCCCTGCTCACCCGCCCCGACGGCGAATCCGAGGAACTCGACTTCGTCGTCATGGCCGGCATCGGCGTCGACGCGGGCATGATCGTCAACACCGACGAGGACCTGAAGAAGAGGGTGAAATTCCTGGCCTACGCCGTGGGTATCGCCAAGTCGCTGACCGGCGGGCGCCGCGTCCGGCTCACCTGGCGGCTCGACGGCGGCCCGGCGCGCCGCACCCGCGTCCACTCCCTCATCGTGGGCAACTGCGGGGACCTGGTGGGCAGCATCCCGCTGCTTCCCGACGCCGTGGCCAACGACGGGCACTTCGACATCGTCTCCCTGCGTCCCACGGGTCTGCCCGGCTGGCTGCAGATCGCCGGGCAACTGGCGCTCCACATGGGCCGTAAGGTGCGCAACCGCCTGGCGCGCCGGGATGAACAGGTCACCGGCGGCGCCAACGACAGCGACACCCTGCGCTACGCCACGGGCACCCGCCTCGAGGTGACCCTGGCGCATCCGGAGGTCTTCGAAGTCGACGGGGACGAGGTGGGCGAGGTCTCCTCCTTCACCGTGACGATGGAACCGGGGAGCCTGGTGGTCCGGGAGCCCGTGCCGGAGCCGCCCACCGAGCCGGGGGAGCCCCGGCCGGGCACCAGGGCATTCGACTCATAA
- a CDS encoding ABC transporter substrate-binding protein — protein MFSPRTTVVAGLTAAALFLTACSSDSDSSTDAAGDDAYTVGINQLVQHPALDAATAGFKEAFADAGVDVEFDEQNANGEQATALTIAQQFAGKDLDMVLAVATPAAQATAQNITDIPVLFTAVTDPVSAELVDSEEAPGGNVTGTSDVAPIGDQLDLLKELVPDARTVGIVYASGEVNSQVQVEAAREAAGPRDLEITTQTVTTANDIQQAVEALGDVDAIYVPTDNMVVAGIASLVQVAEQKQIPVIAAEAGTVEGGAVATLGIDYTELGRQTGEMALRVLRDGEDTATMPVEKATEFTYVINEDAAQRQGVTVPQAILDEAETV, from the coding sequence ATGTTCTCCCCTCGCACCACGGTGGTGGCAGGCCTCACCGCCGCCGCCCTCTTCCTCACCGCATGCTCCTCTGACTCCGATTCCTCCACGGACGCCGCGGGCGACGACGCGTACACCGTCGGAATCAACCAGCTCGTCCAGCACCCCGCCCTCGACGCCGCCACCGCCGGCTTCAAGGAGGCCTTCGCCGACGCAGGTGTGGACGTGGAGTTCGACGAGCAGAACGCCAACGGCGAGCAGGCCACCGCACTGACCATCGCCCAGCAGTTCGCAGGCAAGGACCTGGACATGGTGCTGGCCGTTGCCACCCCGGCCGCGCAGGCCACCGCACAGAACATCACCGACATTCCGGTCCTGTTCACCGCCGTCACGGACCCGGTCTCCGCCGAACTGGTGGATTCCGAGGAGGCCCCGGGCGGCAACGTCACCGGCACCTCCGACGTCGCCCCCATCGGGGACCAGCTCGACCTGCTCAAGGAGCTCGTCCCGGACGCCCGCACCGTCGGCATCGTCTACGCCTCCGGCGAGGTCAACTCCCAGGTCCAGGTCGAGGCCGCCCGGGAGGCCGCGGGTCCCCGCGATCTGGAGATCACCACCCAGACCGTGACCACGGCCAACGACATCCAGCAGGCCGTCGAGGCCCTCGGCGACGTCGACGCCATCTACGTGCCCACCGACAACATGGTCGTCGCCGGCATCGCTTCCCTGGTCCAGGTCGCCGAGCAGAAGCAGATCCCGGTGATCGCGGCCGAGGCCGGCACCGTCGAGGGCGGCGCCGTTGCCACTCTGGGCATCGACTACACCGAGCTGGGCCGCCAGACGGGCGAAATGGCCCTGCGTGTGCTCCGCGACGGCGAGGACACCGCCACCATGCCGGTGGAGAAGGCCACCGAGTTCACCTACGTCATCAACGAAGACGCCGCGCAGCGTCAGGGCGTGACCGTCCCGCAGGCGATCCTCGACGAGGCCGAGACCGTATGA